From Salvelinus namaycush isolate Seneca chromosome 2, SaNama_1.0, whole genome shotgun sequence, one genomic window encodes:
- the LOC120022490 gene encoding procathepsin L-like: MRASRRMIWETNQRLIRQHNLEAGMDKHTFTLGMNQFGDMVRQPTIYNALLTVNAAEEEKRLDGIPLSKWNCSLSAAPETWDWRPYGYVTPVKNQDEEQPLSFGHCGSCYEFAAVGSLEGQLFKQTGKLLPLSEQNLVDCSGDYHNNGCGGGLAMRCFSYVSDHGIMSERKYPYTAEVGPCEYQNATKEAWCKGFNRVPSLDEKVFRDTLYEVGPIAVSVNATHPSFKFYKDGVLYQPDCSTRTNHAVLAVGYGSSYLDYWIVKNSWGTGWGRDILMARGYNQCGIARRPVYPIM; this comes from the exons ATGAGGGCTTCAAGAAGGATGATCTGGGAGACAAACCAACGCCTCATCCGTCAACACAACCTGGAGGCAGGAATGGACAAGCACACCTTCACTCTGGGAATGAACCAGTTTGGAGACATGGTAAGACAACCCACAATT TACAATGCCTTGCTGACTGTTAATGCTGCTGAGGAGGAGAAACGCCTGGATGGGATCCCCCTCTCTAAGTGGAACTGCAGTCTCTCAGCAGCTCCCGAGACGTGGGACTGGCGTCCATATGGATATGTGACTCCAGTAAAGAACCAGGATGAAGAGCAGCCTCTTTCATTT GGGCATTGTGGATCTTGCTATGAATTTGCTGCAGTCGGATCCCTGGAGGGCCAGTTGTTCAAGCAGACAGGCAAACTGTTGCCTCTGAGTGAGCAGAACCTGGTGGACTGCAGCGGAGACTATCACAATAATGGCTGTGGCGGTGGCTTGGCCATGAGGTGTTTTAGTTACGTCTCAGATCATGGGATTATGTCGGAGAGGAAATATCCTTACACTGCAGAG GTGGGCCCTTGTGAATACCAGAATGCAACAAAGGAAGCCTGGTGCAAAGGCTTCAACAGAGTTCCTTCGCTGGATGAAAAAGTGTTTCGAGACACTTTGTATGAGGTTGGCCCTATCGCTGTGTCTGTGAACGCCACACATCCCTCCTTCAAGTTCTACAAAGATG GAGTCCTCTACCAGCCTGACTGTTCAACAAGAACTAACCATGCTGTACTGGCTGTCGGGTATGGTAGTTCTTACCTGGACTACTGGATTGTGAAAAACAG CTGGGGTACTGGTTGGGGAAGAGACATTCTCATGGCCAGAGGATACAACCAGTGTGGTATTGCCAGACGACCAGTCTACCCTATTATGTGA